The Bacteroidota bacterium DNA segment ATTGTACTTCAACCTTTAAAAGTATTGGATTCTGTTAGCAAGTACGATATCAAAGCAACTATTGACGGGGGAGGAACCAAAGGGCAAGCAGATGCTATTTGCTTAGCTATTGCCAGAGCATTGGTTAAAGTTGAAGCCGAAAACAAACCCAAGCTGAAACATGAAGGCCTGATGACCAGAGATCCTCGTGTAGTTGAAAGGAAGAAACCTGGTAGACCTAAAGCCCGTAAGAGATTCCAGTTCAGCAAACGTTAAAATTATTATAATACGCTGTTTAGTATCTAAATTACTAAGACTCAATTTTAATTGACTA contains these protein-coding regions:
- the rpsI gene encoding 30S ribosomal protein S9, with product MEIINAIGRRKSAVARVYLSEGKGNIKVNNREYTQYFSTEELQAIVLQPLKVLDSVSKYDIKATIDGGGTKGQADAICLAIARALVKVEAENKPKLKHEGLMTRDPRVVERKKPGRPKARKRFQFSKR